Genomic window (Streptomyces sp. RerS4):
AGCGCTCCGTCACCCGGGCGGCGATCTCCGCGCCCGGTCCGCCGAAGCCGCCCGCCTCGTGGACCACCACCGCGCGCCCGGTACGGCGTACGGAGGCGACGACGGTCTCCTCGTCGAACGGCACCAGCGAGCGCAGGTCCACGACCTCCAGGTCCCAGCCCTCCTCGCGGGCCGCCTCGGCCGCCTCCAGGCAGAGCGGGAGCGAGGGCCCGTAGGTGATCAGCGTCGCGCTCGTGCCCGTCCGGCGGACCAGCGCCTTCCCGATGCCCGGGACGGCCGCGGGGGACTGCGGCGACCAGTCGGCCTTCGACCAGTAGAGCCGCTTCGGCTCCAGGAAGACCACCGGGTCGTCGCTGGCGATCGAGGCGCGCAGCAGCCCGTACGCGTCCTCGACCGTCGCCGGGGTCACGACGGTGAGGCCGGGCGTGGCCACGTAGTACGCCTCGGAGGAGTCACAGTGGTGCTCGACGCCGCCGATGCCGCCGCCGTACGGGATGCGGATGGTGATCGGCAGCGGCATGGCGCCGCGCGTGCGGTTGCGCATCTTCGCCACGTGCGAGATCAGCTGCTCGAAGGCGGGGTACGCGAACGCGTCGAACTGCATCTCCACGACCGGCCGCAGCCCGTACATGGCCATGCCGACCGCCGTGCCGAGGATGCCGGCCTCCGCGAGCGGGGTGTCCGTCACGCGGTCCTCGCCGAACTCCTTCGCGAGCCCGTCCGTGATGCGGAAGACGCCGCCCAGGGTGCCGACGTCCTCGCCCATGACATGGACGGTCGGGTCCTCGGCCATCGCGTCGCGCATGGCCCGGGTGAGGGCCTGCGCCATCGTCGCCGGCTTCACCGCCCGCTCGGCCCGCTCGGCCACCGTG
Coding sequences:
- a CDS encoding alpha-ketoacid dehydrogenase subunit beta; amino-acid sequence: MSTVAERAERAVKPATMAQALTRAMRDAMAEDPTVHVMGEDVGTLGGVFRITDGLAKEFGEDRVTDTPLAEAGILGTAVGMAMYGLRPVVEMQFDAFAYPAFEQLISHVAKMRNRTRGAMPLPITIRIPYGGGIGGVEHHCDSSEAYYVATPGLTVVTPATVEDAYGLLRASIASDDPVVFLEPKRLYWSKADWSPQSPAAVPGIGKALVRRTGTSATLITYGPSLPLCLEAAEAAREEGWDLEVVDLRSLVPFDEETVVASVRRTGRAVVVHEAGGFGGPGAEIAARVTERCFHHLEAPVLRVTGFDIPYPPPMLEKHHLPGVDRILDAVARLQWEN